A genomic segment from Blastococcus sp. PRF04-17 encodes:
- a CDS encoding DUF559 domain-containing protein: MRPAAVPDSVRSGVFRGSSAVRAGLLTRRQLDGPTWRRLWRDVYAHADVPVTHELRAEAACLLLPDAVVTGRSAAVLWGVELAGPMDDVEVTIPPSSSPRRHPGLVVRRASIPPEHRWRRMSLPVTTSLATTLRLAAAIPGDDAVVAVDQMVASGVVDLVPIRALAAAARGPGSSRARTVCALADGLAGSPQETRLRLLILRSGLPAPVAQFQVMAGRERVARVDFAWPDRKVAVEYDGLWHAKDEQFAKDRRRLNRLRAAGWTVVFVTAGHLYRPDDLIAEIAAALGL, encoded by the coding sequence GTGCGACCGGCCGCCGTCCCCGACTCCGTGCGCAGCGGTGTCTTCCGCGGATCGTCGGCCGTCCGAGCAGGTCTGCTCACCCGGCGACAGCTCGACGGCCCTACCTGGCGCCGCCTGTGGCGGGACGTCTACGCGCACGCGGACGTCCCGGTCACCCACGAACTGCGGGCGGAGGCCGCCTGCCTCCTCCTGCCGGACGCGGTCGTCACCGGCAGGAGCGCGGCCGTGCTCTGGGGCGTCGAACTCGCGGGTCCCATGGACGACGTCGAAGTGACGATCCCTCCGTCGTCGTCACCCCGACGGCACCCGGGCCTCGTCGTCCGGCGTGCGAGCATCCCGCCCGAGCACCGGTGGCGGCGGATGAGCCTCCCTGTCACCACCTCCCTGGCCACGACCCTGCGGCTCGCGGCGGCCATTCCCGGAGACGACGCGGTGGTCGCCGTGGACCAGATGGTGGCCTCCGGCGTCGTGGACCTCGTCCCGATCCGGGCACTGGCCGCAGCCGCGCGGGGCCCCGGCTCGTCGCGGGCGCGGACCGTCTGTGCACTGGCCGACGGCCTGGCGGGGTCACCGCAGGAGACGCGGCTCCGCCTGCTCATCCTGCGGAGCGGCCTCCCGGCGCCGGTGGCCCAGTTCCAGGTCATGGCCGGCCGGGAGCGCGTCGCTCGCGTGGACTTCGCCTGGCCCGACCGCAAGGTGGCCGTGGAGTACGACGGCCTCTGGCACGCGAAGGACGAGCAGTTCGCGAAGGACCGCCGTCGACTCAACCGGCTCCGGGCGGCCGGTTGGACCGTCGTCTTCGTGACGGCCGGGCACCTGTACCGGCCGGACGACCTGATCGCCGAGATCGCGGCCGCACTCGGGCTGTGA